Below is a genomic region from Elusimicrobiota bacterium.
GAAAAAGAAAGAAAAAAAGAGATATTATTATGCGGCGGGAATGCGCGGGGGGACGAAGCGACGGCCGCGGATATAGCGGACAGGCTTGGCCTTGAAAAAGAGGATTACAGCTTCAGGCAGGCTGAAAGATTTAAAATACCGGCTTCCGGAAAATTCTGTTTTTTGCCGTGAATACTCTCCCGGAAAAATGAGGCCGCCGGCATTAATGATAAAATAAACGGGCCGACCGGCCTTCCGCACATGAAAACATCATTTTCCATCGCCACAGCCTTCAACCGCCTTGTCAAAAAACAGGTCGGAGCGCGTTTGCGCCCACACTTGAACAACGGGGCGGTAATGGCCCTCATAGAGGCTTATCAGCGCTGGCTGCAGCCCGTCGTACGCCGCGTTTATCCTCTCTTCGGCGCTACCGTGATGATCGGCCTTACCTACAAATGTCAGTGCCGCTGTGTGCACTGCGGCACCACCGCCTACCGCGACCTGGAACGGAAGGAAATAAGCGAGGAAGAAGTTCTTGAGCTTATCAGGCAGGCGGGGGCGCTCGGCGCCGGAGGGGTTTATTTTTTCGGCGGGGAACCTCTGCTGGCAAAAGGACTTTTAGAAATGGTGGAGGCCGCCAAGTCGCTGGGTTTACTGGTGACTTTGGACACGAACGGCATACTGATAGACAGGGAAATGGCTCGCAGCTTGGCAGGCGCCGGGCTCGACCGCATAGGCGTGAGCATTGACAGCGCCGATGAGGCCGAGCACGACCGCCTCCGCCGGACGCCGGGGGTCTATCGCGCCGCCCTGAACGCGATAGAATTTTGCCGGGACGCCGGCATAGACGTGTCCCTTTCCACCTACGCCACGGGCTCAAGCCTGCGCGACGGCGGCCTTGACCGCATTCTTGCCATCGCCCGCTCGCTCAAGGTCAGGACCAGGGTGCTTTCGCCCTTGCGCGCTGGCCGCTGGCTCAAACGGGACGATGTCGGCCTGGGGCCCGAGGATGTCGCCCTTCTGCGCTCGCGCCTGTCCGAGGATGTTTACTGGGAATCCGTTTTCCTGACATCGCCCGAACGCGCTTTCATGTGCAGCTGTGCCAGGCGCACGCATTTTTACGTGTCGCCGTACGGCGACGTGCAGCCCTGCTGTTATATGCCGCTTTCCTTTGGGAACGTGCGCGAGGAGCCCATGCGGCGCATCGTTAAAAGGATGTGGGGGTCGGCGATGTTCTCCTCCCTTGATTCCAGTGTGGATTGCCCGATGAACTCTCCGCGGTTCCGCGAGGTTTTCGGCCCCGTTCTTGCGAGGCCCGGCCCCGGGCCGCATCCGGCCGAACTGGCGTCGTCCCCCAACGACCCCGAAGAATGGGACGAATGGGCCGGCGATTACGGCCGGGATGTGGACTGGGTGGAAGAGATACACAACAGGGACCTGCTGGAACTGCTCCCTGCCGAAGGCAAAAAAGTTCTGGACGCGGGCTGCGGGACCGGGCGCAGAGCCAGGGCTCTTTTCGGCAAGGCCGCTAAACTTGTGGCGGTGGATTCTTCCAAAGGCATGGCCAAAGCGGCCAAAGAAACGCTTTCCATAATGCCGCAGGCCGAAGTTCTTGAGCTGGATATCGAGAAGGGCGGGCTTCCAAAAGGGGAGTTTGACGCGGTTATCGCGGTCTCGGTGATGCACCATGTCCGTGACGCGGAGGCGGCGGTGAGGAACATTGTCGACAGCATGGCGCCGGGCGGAACGCTGGTGATAATAGACGCCGTCGCCGACCAGCCCAAA
It encodes:
- a CDS encoding radical SAM protein, which translates into the protein MKTSFSIATAFNRLVKKQVGARLRPHLNNGAVMALIEAYQRWLQPVVRRVYPLFGATVMIGLTYKCQCRCVHCGTTAYRDLERKEISEEEVLELIRQAGALGAGGVYFFGGEPLLAKGLLEMVEAAKSLGLLVTLDTNGILIDREMARSLAGAGLDRIGVSIDSADEAEHDRLRRTPGVYRAALNAIEFCRDAGIDVSLSTYATGSSLRDGGLDRILAIARSLKVRTRVLSPLRAGRWLKRDDVGLGPEDVALLRSRLSEDVYWESVFLTSPERAFMCSCARRTHFYVSPYGDVQPCCYMPLSFGNVREEPMRRIVKRMWGSAMFSSLDSSVDCPMNSPRFREVFGPVLARPGPGPHPAELASSPNDPEEWDEWAGDYGRDVDWVEEIHNRDLLELLPAEGKKVLDAGCGTGRRARALFGKAAKLVAVDSSKGMAKAAKETLSIMPQAEVLELDIEKGGLPKGEFDAVIAVSVMHHVRDAEAAVRNIVDSMAPGGTLVIIDAVADQPKLTALRYYLEMLFRHNPLRLFRAFLKAFFLNTRVARHKRREIPLSFDEFRRRYAALLPGAVTEVRHGIFAYLIWKKP